The Suricata suricatta isolate VVHF042 chromosome 15, meerkat_22Aug2017_6uvM2_HiC, whole genome shotgun sequence genome includes the window ACACAGAGACTGCCCTCGGGCATCTGATGGCCAGGAGCGCTGCTTGAGGGGCCCCCACACACCCAGGGCTTCAGGGGGCTGGGGAACCCATGCCACCTGCTGGGGTTCTTCTGTTGTGActtggttggggggagggggggtgctctCCAGATTCTGCTCCGTGATGAATTCTCATGGGTGTTCttcagaatgaataaatcaataagggggcatagctcaggggtagagcatttgactgcagaatGAATAAACCAGAAGACATGTATTCAGTTTGAACAGCTAATTGCTCTTCTTGGTTTTCTGTAGGATACAGACGTTGAGTCTCTTTTTGTCTGTAGAGTGATGGGGTGGATGAATGATGCCTTCTAAATCTTGCTAAACTTAGCAGTCGGGTGGTGGCTCTGGGACTGGCGCCTGTCCTTTGAAAAGTGAATGTGGCCCCTGCAGCCCAGTGAGGCCTTTAGGGGGGCCCCTTCCCTGTGGCTGGGGCATCGTCACATCCTCTacaggccccctcccctgccttgctCCTTGCTGATGGTCTCTTGGGGTGGGCTGTTCAGGTCAGCTTCCCtggaaggcccagagaggtgaaggtCACACCTTGTGGCCAAGTGTGTGTAGGGATGGGCtgcttcctgggggtgggggttgggggtgggcatgaggggagggggctgtgagTGGTCAGGAGGGAAGGAGGATCTCGAAGAAGATGGATGCTCTCCCTTGTAGCCTGCACCGTCCTCGAGACACTTCCAGGAGAGCCCAAGGAGAAGGTGACTTGTGCAGTCCGGCCTGGAGCAGATAGGTCACCGTGGCCATAGGGACCAGAGCCTTGGGCCTTGAGAAACTTGCGGAGGACGActccctgggagggggaggggcagccggCATGGCCCTCCTTGCTGTCTGCTCTCAGCTGCACTGCCCTTTCTGGGAACTCAGTGAGCCCCCTGCCAGGAATGCTGTCCCTGCACCGctgggcagggacagggcagggctaGTCGTCTTCCCCGCTGGAGTGCCCCACCTGGAGCCAGCCTTGACGAGTTTGtttcctgttcctcctccacAGGCTGGTGGATGCCACCTGCTGTCTGCAGTCTGATCTACTGCTCTTCCAAAAGGAGGCCCTCCTAAAGATGTAGTCGCCCGGCCTGCCGTGCCCTTGGTGCCCTGGCTGCTTACACAATCTCAATCCTGGGCACTGGGGCCCGAGACCCCAGGACTCTGAGGGCACGCCCTGCCCTGGCCTTTCTGTGGCCCTGGGGCCCGCCCTCTGGCCACACCTCCCTGTTAGCACTAACTTACCAGCCCTGGAAGAccaaagggagaggggaggaaaggccaGGCCATGGCTGCACCCAGGCCCCACCCAGGCTTCTGAGGCCTGGAAAGTGAGGGGGCTTCTGGGACTCCCAGGGGCCTCTGCCCATTGCTCTGCCCTCCCTTCACCCTCCTCCAAGTGCCGGACACTGCAACTCTTTTATCTAGGTAATTAGCTTCAAACCCTGGACCGAGGCTGGCCAGGTCCTGGGCTGCTTCTGACAGGCTGTGCACCCTGACCCCGAGAGGGAGGTGAGGCCCTGCCCATTGAGCAGCCGAGGTGCCAGGGCTCTTGAGAGGCAGGCTGCAGGtgccctcccaccctgccctttCTGCTTGGGCCTGGTCACAGTGTGGGGCCTCGTGACCCAGCCTTGCCAGGGGTGGAGGGCACCACTGAGCCTTGGGGAGGGGATGCCCCCAAGGGTGCCAGTCCAGCCAGCTGCCCCACCCCTCAGGCCCAATCTGGCCCCAGTGCTCCCCCATCTGGTGCCCCGAGCAGCCCCCCGGGCAGGCGGCCCCTGCCATGGCCGAGCACCTGGAGCTGCTGGCAGAGATGCCCCTGGTGGGCAGGATGAGCACGCAGGAGCGGCTGAAGCACGCCCAGAAGCGCCGTGCCCAGCAGGTGAAGATGTGGGCCCAGGCTGAGAAGGAGGCCCAGGGCAAGAAGGGCCATCAGGAGCGGCCGAGGCCCTGGAAGGAGGCAGCTGGCGGCAGGTCACAGAAGCGGGTCCTCTTTCCTCCCAGTGTCGCCCTTCTGGAGGCTGCTGCCCGAAATGACCTGGAGGAAGGTAAGTGTGGCATCTCTGCTGTGGTGGGCACCGCACCATCCTGCGGAGGCTCCGGGGCTGGCCTGGTCACTTGCTCTAAGTGGTCGGCCGCCTGAGGCCTACCAGTGATGGGGCAGCACATCGAGGTGCTGCTGCGGGGGTGAGGCTGATGGGGTTGGGCAGAGGCTTTGGGGAGCCCACCGGAGCCTGGAGCAGTGCCCAGGGCTTGGCATAGGTGGGCTGGGAGTGGCCTGTCTTCACCGCCTCTGGCCTGGGCACGGGGTGATGACCGGGACAGGGCCTCTGCCTCCACCTTTGTAAAGGAGAACGGCAGTGCCACCTCAGCAGGTTAGAGTGTAGGGGCAGGGGTCCCCACTGGCCAGCACCCTTGACACCAGCCTTGGTCCTGTCTTTGACCTCTTCCTCCCCATCAGGACCTCCCTGGCTAGATGACAAGGCTGCGCTTTTTGGCAGGCTCCTCactcctcccctgcaccccatGTGTTCTTGGCTCCTCTGCTGTCCCCAAGGGGCTTCTGAAGGCTTGTCCTGCCTTCctccagggcagaggctggggtgcAGAGGGCAAGGAGAGGTGGGCAGTACTTCAAGGCAGGGGAGTTGGAGGGTGTGGTGGGTGTGCCGCTGGCCCAGGCTCAGGGAACTGTGGGAAGGAGGGCGTGTCTGGGAGGGCCAGGCCAGCAAGGAGGTCCGGGATGACCTTGCTGATGGGCTGGGTCTCAGATGGGACCTCTAAAGAATGAGGACAGAGACCAGCTCTACTGAGGGACACTCTGGAGGGAATGGGCCAGGATGCCTGGGGCCCACACTGCAGGCTGCAGCTGGGCAGGGGGCCTGCTCTCACACGGGAGCCTGAGGGCCAGAGTGGCCTGATTCGGGAGGGGTGGGTCCCCCTGGATGCTATGGGCAGAGGGCTGCTGTGTGTGCCCACCTGGGGGCGACAGATACCCAGTGCGCCGACTCTCCAGCCCTTAGCCTGGGCTCGGGTGTCCCTCTTGCCACCCACACCTCTGTCTTCCTCGTCACTCTCTGCTCCTGACTACGGCACAGCAGTCAGCCCAGGTACCCGGCACCTGGACTAAACAGTGTTGGCCTGGCAGGACCCCTAGCATGGTCCTGACCGTGCTTCCTGCTCTCCTTCTCACAGTCCGCCAGTTCCTCGAGAGTGGGGTCAGCCCTGACCTGGCCAACGAGGACGGCCTGACAGCCCTGCACCAGGTCAGCCATGCCGGGgacaggatgggggagggaggggcacttGCCGGGGCTCTGGCACTCAGGCCGTGTGGTTCGTAGAGCTGCATTGATGACTTCCGGGAGATGGTACAGCAGCTCCTGGACGCTGGGGCTAAGGTCAATGCCCGTGACAGTGAAAGCTGGACACCCCTGCACGCTGCGGCCACCTGTGGCCACCTGCACCTGGCGGAGCTGCTCATTGCCTGGTAGGCGCCGCTGGCGAGGCTAGagttggggggttgggggggccaCCACTGGGCTGGGGAGGCCGGGCCTTCCCTGCAGACAGTAGTTCATCCTGAGACACAAGCCTGTTGTCTCCTCTGCAGGAAGCACGCTTGGCCCTTGGCCTCTTGTGTCCCCCTCGGCCTTGCTTACCCTGACTTCATGCTGGTGTGGAGATCAGGGCCTGGGCCAAGGCTGCAGACACTGTGACACCAAGGGGACAAACGTGTGCTCAGGGCAGTGTGGTTGTCTGCCCGCCAAGCTGTCAGCCTGGGTGCATCCTCCTGCCAAGCACTCTTAGGGGTTTGGGAATTCTTGAGGAAAGGCCTTGACCTCTAGCTCTGGTCCTCCTTGGGGTCTTCCCAGAGAAATGCCACTCTGGGCAGAACGATGCGGGGGGCAATGGCAAAGACAGAGGTGGGGCCTTTGACAAGGAGGTCGGAGCAGGGCAGAGCTGCTTCGGACACAGGCCTCGGTGAATAGAAAGAGGGGTCTGCTTCACCAGGATCCCGGATCCCCCCACGGACATGGCCCCTGCAGTAGAACAGGTGTTCAGGGGCTCAGGCTGTCCTCGGAGTGGTCTGGGTGCTGGTGGTGGGTATGTGAGCAGGTGGCAGTCTCTCCCCTTCACACACAGATGCCTCAGAGTAGGAGGGGTGGGTGTACACAGACAGCCCCTACCccactctgctcctctctgcagTGAGCACCCACCTTTATGTTCTGGGCTCCTCTTCAGCCCCCTGTGTTCTCCCGGGGCCATGTTCCTGCCTGAGCCCTGTTCCCTGCAGCTTTCTTCTGTCATCCGggctctcctccctctgtcttttgCTCCCTGAGGCTCCTAGAGTCCTGGCAGGCCCTCCTGGTAGGTGGGCCCGTTGTGCAGGTTGACAGTGGCAGATGGGTGTCAGGAACCTGGAGCTCCATCATGGGTGGAGACTGGGGGATACCCTGCCTCGTTTGGGTACAGGATCCAGAGTGAAGGGACAGGTAGATGGTCCCAAGGGCATCAGGGACTTGGGCCTCCTCCACATTTGACCCACACTGTCCTGGAGAGCAGCCCTAGACTGAGGGCCTCTGCAGAGGGTGGACCTGAGGCCTCCACGGGGAGAGAAGCGTTCTGTGGCCAAAGCCCCTGCCCACTCTCCTTGCAGTGGTGCTGACCTCCTGGCCGTGAACACTGATGGGAACATGCCTTATGACCTGTGTGAAGATGAGCAGACGCTGGACTGCCTTGAGACGGCCATGGCTGACCGCGGTGAGTGTGGCCCCGCTTGCCCGCCAGGGTGCCCGGGTGCCTGCTCTGAGCCCGCTGCCTTGCAGGCATTACCCAGGAGGGCATCGAGGAAGCCCGGGCCTTGCCGGAGCTGCATATGCTGGATGACATCCGAAGCCTGCTGCAGGCAGGGGCCAACATTGACGCGCCCCAGGACCACGGGGCCACGCTGGTGACGATGGGGCCACCTGGGTTGCAGGTCGGGAGGTTGCTGCTGGAGGGGCATGGCAGGGACTCAGGGCTGGGTGGTGTGCCTGCAGCTCCACATCGCTGCTGCTAACGGGTTCAGCGAGGCGGCCACCCTGCTGCTGCAGCACCGAGCCAGCCTGAGCGCCAAGGACCAGGACGGCTGGGAGCCGCTGCATGCGGCGGCCTACTGGGGCCAGGTGAGTGGCAGGTGGGGGcagctgggcctgggctgggggctcctggctccgagGCCTTCAGCAGCCCAGGCTCGCTGGCCCTCAGGTGCATCTGGTGGAACTGCTCGTGGCACACGGGGCCGACCTGAACGGGAAGTCTCTGATGGACGAGACACCTCTCGGTGAGCTGGGACCGCCTCCGCCAGTCGTAGAGGGTGGGTGAGAGGGCACCGGTGACCACCCACTTCTCCTCAGACGTGTGTGGGGACGAGGAGGTGCGGACCAAGCTGTTGGAGCTGAAGCACAAGCACGATGCGCTCCTGCGCGCCCAGGGCCGCCAGCGCTCTCTGCTGCGCCGCCGCACCTCAAGTGCAGGCAGCCGGGGGTGAGCACCTGCGGTTGACCCCAGTGTCCTACCCCTGCTGGCAGccatctgcccccacccctctgaCGGCGCTCAGGTGCCATCTGGAGTTCGGGGCAGTCTGTGGGGCAAGTGACATCCTTCCCCTGCCCGCCCCGCAGGAAGGTGGTGAGGAGGGTGAGCCTGACCCAGCGCACCAGCCTGTACCGCAGGGAGCACGCCCAGGAGGCCATTGTGTGGCAACAGCCACCTCCCATCAGCCCAGAGCCACCTGAGGAGGATGAAGACGGCCAGACGGATGCAGAGCTTCGACCCGCGTCCAGCGAGGTAAGGCCCACACTGTCCTCCAGCATGCTGGCTGTGGGCCTAGGCCCTGCCCTCTTTGGTTGGTGACATCAGTGCCTCTGGAGTCGGTGGGAGCAGTGACCCTGTGCTCATAAACTGGGCCAGTGCACCACAGGGGCGGCTGCTGCCCCCCATGCACCCTGGGGCCCACGGCCACAGGAGGCCTTCCTGATGGCCTCTGGGGCCCACGCTTGCCCAACAGGAGGAGGACCCCGAGTTGGCCAGGCCACATAACGGCCAAGTTGGAGGCACCCCAGGGCGACACCTGTACTCCAAGCGGCTGGACCGGAGTGTCTCCTACCAGCTGAGCCCCCTGGACAGCACGGCGCCAGACACTCTGGTCCGGGCCAAGGCCCACCACACCCTGGCAGAGCTGAAGCGCCAGCGAGCTGCCGCCAAGCTGCAGCGCCCCCTGCCTGAGGGGCCTGCGGCCCCAGAGCCTGGTCTGCCTGTGGACACTGAGACCCCCCAGCCTGAGCTCAGCTCCAGGGCTGGCGGAGAGCCGCCCCTGCTTAAGCTCACCGCACCCTCAGAGGAGGCCCCCGCGGAGAAGAGGCCATGCTGCCTGCTCATGTGAGGGGCTGGCCCTGAGAGTGGCAGGGGTCCTGTCGCCAGGCCCCGCCAGAGGCTGCCTCCGCTCCGGAGGCCCCGGTGCATTGCCGGCGCTGCTGTGGGGGGGCAGCCAGGGCAGGGCCTTCTCTGTTTCCCACATCTAGGACGCCAGCGTCTTCGCTCAGGGATGAACCTGTGGCAGAAGCCatcctgggggctcctggctgcaGAAACCTAGTTTCACCCTGTGACTCTTGATAAAGGGCTGTTTTGCCACCTGCTTTGTTGTGTGTGTCAGCTGGGCCGCTGTCCCGAGGGTGGGGAGCTGCCGTGTTGCTGGTCCTGGGTGTGCCCGTCCCTGTTCGGGGCCTGTAGGTGCTTGTGGCTGCGTGGCCCTGCGTGGGGGTGAGGCCCACGGCCACTGGGCGAGGAGCCTGGCCTGTGCTGCaccctcctccccgcctcccagcctcctggagGTTCCTCTGTAACTCTTTACTTCCCTGAGAGGAGCAAGGAGCTTTGGAAGGACATTCCTTGAggtggcgggggggtgggggtgacatCACAGCTGGGAGTATCCATGCCAGAGGGGCAGGGATCCTGCCTCGGAAGGGCAGGGGGGTTTCCACAAGACTCTTGAGCCACAGCCGGAGGGGAGAATCGGTACAAGGCCAGAGTCAGAAACCTCCCTGGGGCATGAGTCCCCTGTTCCTGGCCTGTAACCCTGATCCGGGGACCTGGCTGCCAGCCTCCGCCTGGGCTGGCAAAGGGGGCCGGTGGTTGGCCGCCCAGATTCTGAGCTGGCTGGGCATGATCTGTCAGGGTGACGGGGGCCCTTTAGGGGCCTTGAGTGGGAGGGCTGAGGGCATTCCCAGCTCATCTGTCTGTGGTGGGCAGCTTTGCGTGGCCACCAGTGCTGGgtgacatgggctcaggtcaccTTCTTCTCTGCAGCGATACTGACCCAGTCAGCCTCGTGTCTGCAGGGCCTTCCCTTTCTTCAGCATCAGTGGTTGGAGGGGTGTCCTcagcggggcgggggcgggggtgccgGGGAGCAGGCAGGCTGCAGGTTAAATTTAGTGTGTGGGCTGGTGCCACTGCCAAGGTCCACCTGCTAACACGGCTGCCACTTGGACCTTGCTGCCAGGTGCGGGAAGAGGCCGGCTCTGCCTGGGGCTGCTCTTAGAGAAGCAGGCTTGTGCTTGGGGGGCCTGAGGTGGCACAGAGCCAGGAGGTATGAGGTGAGGCCCAGCTGGCTGGCTGCAGATCCTGTTCTCTCCTTCCCAGCCAGCAGGAGCTGAGGAGCAGAGGCTGACCTCGGGCCTGACCAGCTGCCCACAGCCCCTCTCGGAGGGCTGGCTCCTTGACCTTGTCAGATGTCAGCAGCTGGGGTAGCCACCCCTGGGCATGGCCTATCAGTTTGCTTCAgggcctggggaggtggggctCCGAGGGCCTATCACTGTTTGCTTCCCACTGTCTCTACCAATCAGGAGCAACAGGGAAGGGGAGCTCAGGTCAACT containing:
- the PPP1R16A gene encoding protein phosphatase 1 regulatory subunit 16A yields the protein MAEHLELLAEMPLVGRMSTQERLKHAQKRRAQQVKMWAQAEKEAQGKKGHQERPRPWKEAAGGRSQKRVLFPPSVALLEAAARNDLEEVRQFLESGVSPDLANEDGLTALHQSCIDDFREMVQQLLDAGAKVNARDSESWTPLHAAATCGHLHLAELLIACGADLLAVNTDGNMPYDLCEDEQTLDCLETAMADRGITQEGIEEARALPELHMLDDIRSLLQAGANIDAPQDHGATLLHIAAANGFSEAATLLLQHRASLSAKDQDGWEPLHAAAYWGQVHLVELLVAHGADLNGKSLMDETPLDVCGDEEVRTKLLELKHKHDALLRAQGRQRSLLRRRTSSAGSRGKVVRRVSLTQRTSLYRREHAQEAIVWQQPPPISPEPPEEDEDGQTDAELRPASSEEEDPELARPHNGQVGGTPGRHLYSKRLDRSVSYQLSPLDSTAPDTLVRAKAHHTLAELKRQRAAAKLQRPLPEGPAAPEPGLPVDTETPQPELSSRAGGEPPLLKLTAPSEEAPAEKRPCCLLM